A stretch of Gymnodinialimonas phycosphaerae DNA encodes these proteins:
- a CDS encoding RNA polymerase sigma factor — MNVNDEDLALAAAGGDGAAFQLLLSRVYDRLFALCFRLTGSRAEAEDLTQDICLALPGKLSGYRAQAKVTTWLYRVAVNAATDRRRRQASYARATDGWADWEVDRVKSAEQGAEAMAWLYGAMAGLSPSLRDTLALVLDDVTHADAAEILGVTEGTISWRVAEAKKKLREMREQEEDQ, encoded by the coding sequence ATGAATGTGAATGATGAGGACCTGGCCCTTGCGGCCGCGGGGGGCGATGGCGCCGCGTTTCAGCTATTGCTGAGCCGCGTCTACGACCGCCTCTTCGCCCTCTGCTTCCGTCTGACCGGCAGCCGCGCCGAGGCGGAGGACCTGACGCAAGACATCTGCCTTGCCCTGCCGGGCAAGCTCTCGGGCTACCGCGCGCAGGCGAAGGTGACGACATGGCTCTACCGGGTCGCCGTTAACGCGGCAACGGACCGGCGCAGGCGACAGGCCAGCTATGCCCGCGCCACGGACGGGTGGGCCGATTGGGAAGTGGACCGGGTGAAATCCGCCGAGCAAGGCGCAGAGGCAATGGCCTGGCTGTACGGCGCGATGGCGGGTCTGTCCCCGTCCCTGCGCGACACGCTGGCACTGGTGCTGGATGACGTCACCCACGCGGATGCGGCAGAGATTTTGGGCGTCACGGAAGGCACGATTTCATGGCGCGTGGCCGAGGCAAAGAAGAAATTGCGCGAGATGAGAGAACAGGAGGAGGATC
- a CDS encoding sulfite exporter TauE/SafE family protein produces MQIYLPIAEVSVNAFLLLGLGGLVGILSGMFGVGGGFLMTPLLFFIGIPPAVAVATEANQIVASSFSGVLAHFKRKTVDLKMGLVLLVGGLIGAAIGVQVFAMLTAIGQVDLLVKLCYVVFLGIIGALMFVESLNAIRKSRKAGGVVPPKRRQRGWIHALPFKMRFRTSGLYISVIPPLVVGLFVGVLAAIMGVGGGFIMVPAMIYLLGMPTKVVVGTSLFQIIFVTGFATLMHATTNYTVDMVLAVLLLVGGVVGAQIGARIGTKMKAEQLRILLAIMVLAVCGKLAFDLLVMPSELYSIGAGAGH; encoded by the coding sequence ATGCAAATCTACCTACCCATTGCCGAGGTGAGCGTGAACGCGTTCCTTCTGCTGGGGCTGGGGGGACTTGTGGGCATCCTTTCGGGCATGTTCGGAGTTGGCGGCGGCTTCCTGATGACACCGCTTTTGTTCTTCATCGGCATTCCCCCGGCCGTCGCCGTGGCGACCGAGGCGAACCAGATCGTGGCCTCGTCATTTTCAGGTGTGCTGGCGCATTTCAAACGAAAGACCGTCGATCTGAAGATGGGGCTGGTACTGTTGGTCGGTGGCCTCATAGGGGCCGCGATCGGTGTGCAAGTCTTTGCGATGCTGACTGCGATTGGCCAGGTCGATCTGCTGGTGAAGCTGTGCTACGTTGTTTTCCTTGGGATAATCGGCGCCTTGATGTTCGTCGAAAGCCTGAACGCCATCCGGAAATCGCGCAAGGCCGGGGGTGTCGTGCCGCCTAAACGGCGTCAACGCGGTTGGATCCATGCGCTGCCATTCAAGATGCGGTTCCGGACCTCGGGGCTTTATATCTCGGTCATTCCGCCGCTGGTCGTGGGCCTTTTCGTGGGCGTGTTGGCCGCGATCATGGGCGTGGGCGGTGGCTTCATCATGGTGCCCGCGATGATTTACCTTCTGGGGATGCCCACGAAGGTCGTGGTCGGCACCTCGCTGTTCCAGATCATTTTCGTCACCGGCTTCGCTACCCTGATGCATGCGACGACGAACTACACCGTCGATATGGTGCTGGCCGTGCTGCTGCTGGTGGGCGGCGTTGTGGGCGCGCAGATCGGGGCGCGGATCGGCACCAAGATGAAGGCCGAACAGTTGCGGATCTTGCTGGCGATCATGGTCCTTGCGGTCTGCGGCAAGCTGGCGTTCGATCTGCTGGTGATGCCGTCGGAACTTTATTCCATTGGCGCGGGGGCGGGCCATTGA
- a CDS encoding TIGR02186 family protein, with product MRVIALLLAALVAGVGPATSEEVVAGLSQDAINITANFEGSEILIFGAVSRIAPAPEGDLQVIITVEGPSLPVAVRRKDRRFGIWVNTDAIEVDEAPSFYAVATTSAFGEVISATEDLRHRVSIPRAIRAVGIGVADGASFTEALIRIRESEDLYQLNEGGVTLRNETLFDTSIQLPANLVEGDYRTRIFLTRGGVVLDVYEQDIAVRKVGLERFIYNLAHERPLVYGILSLTIAILAGWLASAVFRYIRA from the coding sequence TTGAGGGTGATCGCACTCCTCCTCGCGGCGCTTGTCGCAGGTGTCGGGCCCGCGACGTCCGAGGAGGTCGTGGCGGGTCTGTCACAAGATGCGATCAACATCACGGCGAATTTCGAGGGATCAGAAATTCTGATTTTCGGCGCGGTCAGCCGGATCGCGCCTGCGCCCGAGGGCGATCTACAGGTGATCATCACCGTCGAGGGGCCGTCCCTGCCGGTCGCCGTCCGCCGCAAGGACCGCAGGTTCGGGATTTGGGTCAATACCGATGCGATTGAAGTCGATGAAGCCCCATCGTTCTACGCTGTGGCCACGACGTCGGCCTTCGGTGAGGTGATTTCGGCGACGGAGGATTTGCGCCACAGGGTCTCGATCCCGCGCGCGATCAGGGCCGTGGGCATTGGCGTGGCAGATGGCGCCTCCTTCACCGAGGCGTTGATCCGGATCCGGGAATCCGAGGATCTGTACCAATTGAACGAGGGCGGCGTGACCCTTCGTAACGAAACCTTGTTCGACACATCCATCCAATTGCCTGCAAACCTGGTTGAAGGGGACTACCGGACACGCATATTCTTGACCCGTGGGGGCGTTGTCCTCGACGTGTATGAGCAAGATATCGCAGTGCGGAAAGTTGGTTTGGAACGGTTCATCTACAATCTCGCCCACGAACGGCCCCTGGTTTACGGCATTCTGTCGCTGACCATTGCCATTCTGGCGGGGTGGCTGGCCTCTGCCGTTTTCCGCTACATTCGCGCGTGA
- a CDS encoding nuclear transport factor 2 family protein has translation MSTSAQKVVRRFWQSMATNDFSAASLCLTEDFRLQWPQSDEMIEGRENFAALNAAYPANGLWTFDLRRIVGEGSQIVTEVGVSDGVVRATALTFHTVRGDLIALQREFWPDPFEAPTWRSAWVRHPTD, from the coding sequence ATGAGTACCTCGGCCCAGAAGGTTGTACGCAGGTTCTGGCAGTCGATGGCCACCAATGACTTCAGCGCGGCAAGCCTTTGTTTAACCGAAGATTTTCGCCTGCAATGGCCGCAATCCGATGAAATGATCGAGGGCAGGGAAAACTTTGCTGCCCTCAATGCGGCTTACCCGGCCAATGGGTTGTGGACCTTCGATCTGCGCCGGATCGTGGGGGAGGGTAGCCAGATCGTGACCGAGGTTGGGGTCAGCGACGGCGTGGTGCGGGCCACCGCCTTGACGTTTCACACGGTCAGGGGCGATCTGATCGCGTTGCAGCGGGAATTCTGGCCAGATCCGTTCGAGGCACCGACGTGGCGCTCGGCCTGGGTGCGGCACCCAACCGATTGA
- a CDS encoding SDR family oxidoreductase — MKTILITGASSGIGRATAEAFLASGWNVALLARRSALLAEVASGQPNALALPGDVTQLDQVEAAVTAVVANWGRLDAVFNNAGIFTPQGTIDEIDVTDWHQSLSVNLTGMFNVARAAFAQMRAQDPQGGRIINNGSLSAHAPREGSICYTTTKHGVTGLTKTLSLDGRAFNIAVGQIDIGNARTDLVDALNDRRIADGKPLMDMMNVEDAAQSVLHMANMPLSANVLFQTVLATNMPFVGRG; from the coding sequence ATGAAAACCATCCTGATCACCGGCGCCAGCTCGGGCATCGGCCGCGCTACCGCCGAGGCCTTTTTGGCCTCCGGCTGGAACGTGGCACTCCTCGCGCGTCGCAGCGCGCTCCTCGCGGAAGTGGCCTCCGGTCAGCCGAACGCCCTCGCCCTGCCGGGCGACGTCACGCAACTGGATCAGGTCGAGGCCGCGGTCACAGCTGTGGTCGCCAATTGGGGCCGACTGGACGCCGTATTCAACAACGCAGGCATTTTCACGCCCCAGGGCACAATCGATGAAATCGACGTAACGGATTGGCATCAAAGTCTTTCCGTGAACCTGACAGGCATGTTCAACGTGGCCCGCGCCGCTTTCGCCCAAATGCGGGCGCAAGACCCCCAAGGAGGTCGGATCATCAACAATGGCTCCCTCTCTGCTCATGCGCCGCGGGAGGGCAGCATCTGCTATACGACCACCAAACACGGCGTCACGGGTCTCACCAAGACCCTTAGCCTCGATGGCCGTGCCTTCAATATCGCCGTGGGTCAGATCGACATCGGCAACGCCAGGACAGACCTGGTAGATGCCCTGAACGACCGCCGCATTGCCGACGGAAAACCCTTGATGGATATGATGAATGTCGAGGACGCCGCACAATCCGTCCTGCATATGGCCAACATGCCCCTCAGCGCCAACGTGCTTTTCCAGACCGTTTTGGCCACCAATATGCCCTTCGTCGGGCGCGGCTGA
- a CDS encoding ATP-dependent DNA helicase: MTAPVASSDSSSAPTFSEDQAHAHDRIAEVLREMGVDIDDDTLVPAKETQGAVLAVTGKAGSGKTLLLAELVKALERTGVEIVSGDWEGKRRKERRTVAVLAPTNKAASVLRNRGVPATTIHRILYTPMYDPEFEKVAEWLAGNGERPVIEALTDAAMDRAKEVYEATKSVPAALASAGLRGSDFITGWKRREDGLDIGLVDESSMLDDKQFQDLKEIFPTLILFGDPAQLAPVGQSGEMIFDRFKGDNLLHLGRVHRQDADNPILDLAHALGDPQLEFRDFEQMIEEAAARDDRVVISPRANADMMARSPVLVWRNATRIRLIAAFRAAFGAGDDEILPGEPLICDGIELPLKHRKKRIDLEARGLIKGAPVVYLGPGNKPGFSRLHVIGAETPRFSAASIVKIEKPGEEEPFLPYAARMGAAFLHGAAVTMHKAQGSQWPEVQVFAPDLYAASRAGRMEAGQALWKRLAYVAITRAEERLFWVTRYMLSRPVNGLGTDDLIVKAAPLELSAEEDVDTTTM, from the coding sequence ATGACAGCTCCCGTTGCCTCTTCCGATTCATCTTCGGCCCCCACCTTCTCCGAAGATCAGGCCCACGCCCACGATCGCATCGCCGAGGTCCTGCGGGAGATGGGCGTTGATATCGACGACGACACGCTGGTGCCTGCCAAGGAAACTCAGGGTGCCGTGCTCGCGGTGACGGGCAAAGCGGGCTCGGGCAAGACGCTGCTGCTTGCGGAACTGGTCAAGGCGCTGGAACGCACGGGGGTCGAAATCGTTTCGGGCGATTGGGAAGGCAAGCGCCGCAAGGAACGCCGCACCGTGGCGGTGCTGGCGCCGACCAACAAGGCGGCTTCCGTCCTGCGCAATCGCGGCGTGCCCGCCACGACGATCCACCGCATCCTCTACACGCCGATGTATGACCCGGAATTCGAGAAGGTTGCCGAATGGCTGGCTGGAAACGGCGAACGCCCGGTGATCGAGGCGCTGACCGACGCCGCCATGGACCGCGCGAAAGAGGTCTATGAGGCGACGAAATCCGTGCCCGCCGCGCTGGCCTCTGCCGGGCTGCGGGGGTCAGACTTCATCACCGGCTGGAAGCGCCGCGAAGATGGTTTGGATATCGGGCTGGTGGACGAGTCGTCCATGCTGGACGACAAGCAGTTCCAAGACCTCAAAGAAATCTTCCCCACCCTGATCCTCTTTGGCGACCCCGCGCAGCTGGCCCCCGTCGGCCAATCCGGCGAGATGATTTTCGACCGGTTCAAGGGCGACAACCTGCTGCACCTGGGCCGCGTCCACCGCCAGGACGCCGATAATCCGATCCTTGACCTCGCCCACGCCCTGGGCGATCCACAACTTGAATTCCGCGACTTCGAGCAGATGATCGAAGAGGCCGCCGCCCGCGACGACCGCGTCGTCATCAGCCCCCGCGCCAACGCCGACATGATGGCGCGCTCGCCGGTTCTGGTCTGGCGCAATGCCACCCGCATCCGCCTGATCGCCGCCTTCCGCGCGGCCTTCGGCGCAGGCGACGATGAGATCCTGCCCGGAGAGCCGCTGATCTGCGACGGGATCGAATTGCCCCTGAAACACCGCAAGAAGCGTATCGACCTGGAGGCGCGTGGCCTGATCAAGGGCGCGCCCGTGGTCTACTTGGGCCCCGGCAACAAACCGGGCTTCTCGCGACTGCACGTGATCGGCGCCGAAACCCCGCGCTTCTCCGCCGCCTCGATCGTGAAGATCGAGAAACCGGGCGAGGAAGAACCCTTCCTGCCCTATGCCGCCCGCATGGGGGCCGCCTTCCTGCACGGCGCGGCGGTGACGATGCACAAGGCGCAGGGATCGCAGTGGCCCGAGGTTCAGGTCTTCGCGCCGGATCTTTATGCCGCCTCCCGCGCGGGCCGGATGGAGGCGGGGCAGGCGCTGTGGAAGCGGCTGGCCTACGTCGCGATTACCCGCGCCGAAGAGCGGCTGTTCTGGGTCACGCGCTACATGCTCTCTCGGCCTGTGAACGGCCTCGGCACCGACGACCTGATCGTCAAGGCAGCCCCCCTGGAACTGAGCGCTGAGGAAGACGTGGACACAACCACGATGTAG
- a CDS encoding succinylglutamate desuccinylase/aspartoacylase family protein: MIVFEKDNAALDMPGKHYGHIRLPHSADDSAWGHVMIPLVVINGTRPGQTALVMGGTHGDEYEGPIAIRHLIDAATPETIFGRLIAIPALNAPAFRAATRTSPLDGVNLNRAFPGAASGTITQKIAAVINDTLIPMADLVIDLHSGGKTLDFLPMAVSHILDDADQDHRCATAARAFGAPWTARLREIDDTGMLDGAAERAGRTFVTTELGGAGTATAVSAEIAISGLRNVLAHHVHYDWPAGARPSRGLDLSDPGGFHFATHGGLFHAHVALGDTVEQHQKLADIYNVDDLCTVPKSIHAQRPGILAARHVPGLIKPGDCAFVIGTDEGPIGFP, translated from the coding sequence ATGATCGTGTTCGAGAAGGACAACGCCGCCCTCGACATGCCCGGCAAGCACTATGGCCACATCCGGCTGCCCCACTCCGCCGATGACAGCGCCTGGGGACACGTGATGATCCCGCTCGTGGTGATCAACGGCACCCGCCCCGGCCAAACGGCGCTGGTGATGGGTGGCACCCATGGCGATGAATACGAGGGGCCGATTGCCATCCGCCACCTGATCGACGCCGCCACGCCCGAAACCATCTTCGGCCGCCTCATCGCGATCCCCGCCCTCAACGCACCTGCGTTTCGCGCCGCCACGCGGACCTCGCCCCTCGACGGCGTGAACCTTAACCGGGCGTTCCCCGGCGCAGCCTCCGGAACGATCACCCAGAAGATCGCCGCCGTCATCAACGATACGCTGATCCCCATGGCCGATCTGGTGATTGATCTTCACTCCGGCGGCAAAACGCTCGACTTTCTGCCCATGGCCGTGTCCCACATCCTCGATGATGCCGACCAAGACCACCGCTGTGCCACCGCCGCGCGGGCTTTCGGCGCGCCCTGGACCGCCCGCCTGCGTGAAATTGACGACACCGGCATGCTGGACGGCGCGGCCGAGAGGGCGGGCAGGACCTTCGTGACGACAGAGCTTGGCGGCGCGGGAACGGCCACCGCCGTCAGCGCCGAGATCGCGATCTCAGGTCTACGCAATGTCCTTGCCCACCACGTTCACTACGATTGGCCCGCCGGCGCACGCCCCTCTCGCGGGCTGGACCTCTCTGATCCTGGCGGCTTCCACTTCGCCACCCACGGCGGGCTGTTTCACGCCCACGTGGCCCTTGGCGATACGGTCGAACAGCACCAGAAGCTGGCGGATATCTATAACGTCGATGATCTCTGCACCGTCCCGAAATCCATCCACGCGCAGCGCCCCGGCATCCTTGCCGCGCGCCATGTGCCCGGCCTGATCAAACCCGGCGATTGCGCTTTCGTCATCGGGACCGATGAAGGGCCCATCGGATTTCCATAG
- a CDS encoding M24 family metallopeptidase: MASNNLAFPTSDYLARLDKLRAAMEAREIDWLVITDPSNMAWISGYDGWSFYVHQAVVVGTSGVPLWWGRAMDGLGALRTVYMPDDHVIGYDDTYVQNPEKHPHETLAALLRDKGAGSARIGVELDNYYYSAAAHAALVAHLPDATLVDATGLVNWQRAVKSPAEIDRMRKAAGIVEAMHTRILEVAEPGLPKHHLVAEILRTSVLGTDDAWGDYPAIVPLTPSGMDATAPHLTWDDKPMREGEATFFEIAGVYRRYHCPQSRTLFLGTMPDAYRRAEDAVLEASAQALAQAKPGNTCEDIATAFNSTLNRLGYEKDSRCGYAIGLSYPPDWGERTMSFRAGDTTVLEPGMTFHFMPALWLDDGGIEITEPILITETGADCLSSLPREVSVK; the protein is encoded by the coding sequence ATGGCCAGCAACAACCTCGCTTTTCCGACCTCTGACTATCTCGCACGCCTCGACAAGCTGCGCGCCGCAATGGAGGCGCGAGAGATCGACTGGCTTGTGATCACCGACCCGTCGAACATGGCGTGGATTTCCGGCTATGACGGCTGGTCGTTCTACGTGCATCAGGCGGTTGTCGTCGGGACCTCGGGCGTGCCGCTGTGGTGGGGCCGGGCAATGGACGGGCTGGGGGCGCTTCGGACGGTCTACATGCCCGATGATCACGTGATCGGCTATGATGACACCTACGTTCAGAACCCCGAAAAGCACCCCCATGAAACGCTAGCGGCGCTGTTGCGTGACAAGGGCGCAGGGTCTGCGCGTATTGGCGTGGAACTGGACAACTACTACTATTCAGCGGCTGCCCACGCGGCCCTTGTGGCGCATCTGCCAGACGCGACGCTGGTGGACGCGACAGGCTTGGTGAACTGGCAACGCGCCGTAAAATCCCCAGCCGAGATCGACCGGATGCGCAAGGCGGCGGGCATTGTGGAAGCGATGCATACCCGTATCCTGGAGGTCGCAGAGCCGGGCCTGCCCAAGCATCACCTGGTGGCCGAGATCCTGCGCACGTCCGTTCTGGGCACCGACGACGCCTGGGGCGACTATCCGGCCATCGTGCCGCTGACGCCCTCGGGCATGGACGCCACCGCGCCGCATCTGACGTGGGACGACAAGCCGATGCGCGAAGGCGAGGCCACGTTTTTCGAGATCGCAGGCGTCTACCGCCGCTACCACTGCCCGCAATCGCGTACGCTTTTCCTCGGCACCATGCCCGACGCCTACAGGCGGGCCGAAGACGCGGTGTTGGAGGCCAGCGCGCAGGCCCTCGCGCAGGCCAAACCCGGCAATACCTGCGAGGACATCGCCACGGCGTTCAACAGCACGCTTAACCGCCTGGGGTATGAGAAAGACAGCCGCTGCGGCTACGCCATCGGCCTTAGCTATCCCCCCGATTGGGGCGAACGCACGATGTCTTTCCGCGCCGGCGACACCACCGTGCTGGAACCCGGCATGACCTTCCACTTCATGCCCGCCCTTTGGCTTGATGACGGCGGGATCGAGATCACCGAACCCATCTTGATTACCGAAACGGGCGCAGATTGCCTATCCTCCCTGCCGCGGGAGGTCTCGGTGAAATGA
- a CDS encoding aspartate aminotransferase family protein, with protein MLTNDQLSRWDQDHFFHPSTALGAHARGEAPGMIIKTAEGCHITDRNGNRMLDAFAGLYCVNIGYGRQEVAEAIAAQARELAYYHSYVGNGTEASITLAKMVTDRAPDGMNRVYFGQGGSDANETNIKLVWYYNNILGRPEKKKIISRWRGYHGSGLMSGSLTGLSLFHKKFDLPLDKVLHSTAPYFFQRENVAQTEQEFTAQCAADLEEMIAREGADTIAAFIAEPVIGTGGIVPPPEGYWEAIGAILKKHDILLIADEVITGFGRLGTMFGSPFYGMDPDIITIAKGLTSAYAPLSGSVVHDRVFEVLARGTDENGPLGHGWTYSAHPIGAAAGVANLKLLDSLGLVDNAADVGPYLTAQMRAALGEHPHLGEIRGVGMLTALELVAKPGTREGFDPAAKVVPQIAAAMARRGVIARAMPQADIVGFSPPLCLTRAEADTIVGVTAEAVAEVLG; from the coding sequence ATGCTGACGAACGACCAACTAAGCCGGTGGGATCAGGACCACTTCTTTCATCCCTCCACCGCGCTGGGGGCCCACGCACGCGGCGAAGCGCCGGGGATGATCATCAAGACGGCCGAGGGCTGTCACATCACGGACCGCAACGGCAACCGGATGCTGGATGCCTTCGCGGGGCTTTACTGCGTGAACATCGGCTATGGCCGCCAAGAGGTGGCCGAGGCCATTGCGGCGCAGGCGCGCGAGTTGGCCTATTACCACTCCTACGTGGGCAACGGCACGGAGGCCTCGATCACGCTCGCCAAGATGGTCACGGACCGTGCGCCGGACGGCATGAACCGCGTCTATTTCGGGCAGGGTGGGTCGGACGCGAACGAGACCAACATCAAGCTGGTTTGGTACTACAACAACATCCTGGGGCGGCCCGAGAAGAAGAAAATCATCTCGCGCTGGCGGGGATATCATGGCTCGGGCCTGATGAGTGGAAGCCTGACGGGCCTGTCGCTTTTCCACAAGAAGTTTGATCTTCCCTTGGACAAAGTGCTCCACAGTACAGCGCCATACTTCTTCCAGCGTGAAAATGTTGCACAAACCGAACAAGAGTTCACAGCCCAATGTGCCGCCGATCTGGAAGAGATGATCGCCCGCGAAGGCGCCGATACTATCGCCGCGTTCATCGCGGAGCCGGTCATCGGAACCGGCGGCATCGTCCCCCCGCCCGAGGGCTATTGGGAGGCCATCGGCGCGATCCTGAAGAAGCACGATATCCTGTTGATCGCCGACGAGGTCATCACCGGGTTCGGGCGTTTGGGCACCATGTTCGGCTCGCCCTTCTATGGGATGGACCCCGACATCATCACTATCGCCAAGGGGCTGACGAGTGCTTATGCACCGCTGTCGGGCTCGGTCGTCCATGACCGGGTGTTCGAGGTCCTGGCGCGCGGCACCGATGAGAACGGGCCTTTGGGTCACGGCTGGACGTATTCGGCGCATCCCATCGGGGCCGCGGCGGGGGTGGCGAACCTGAAGCTGCTCGATAGCCTTGGGTTGGTGGACAATGCCGCCGACGTCGGCCCCTACCTGACGGCGCAGATGCGTGCGGCACTGGGGGAGCATCCGCACTTGGGTGAGATCCGGGGCGTTGGCATGTTGACGGCGCTGGAGCTGGTCGCCAAGCCCGGCACCCGCGAAGGGTTCGATCCGGCCGCCAAGGTTGTCCCGCAGATCGCGGCTGCCATGGCCAGGCGCGGGGTGATCGCCCGCGCCATGCCCCAGGCTGATATCGTGGGCTTCTCTCCGCCCCTGTGCCTGACCCGCGCCGAGGCCGACACCATCGTCGGCGTCACGGCAGAGGCGGTAGCAGAGGTGCTGGGCTGA
- a CDS encoding flavodoxin domain-containing protein → MKVLILYATVEGQTGKIARFVQEQIEALGHEATLANADDPAELPIDGADAVVLAAPVHQRRHPRNFEALVSARKDDLAARKVLMLTVSLNAAFAEGREEAADYLLEMKMRTGLEPTAELLVAGAVRTGEYDYFAKQVVEHVVMRGRDYDRSVDEHEFTDWDALATALKAFLKG, encoded by the coding sequence ATGAAAGTCTTGATCCTCTATGCAACCGTCGAGGGGCAAACCGGCAAAATCGCGCGGTTTGTTCAGGAACAGATCGAAGCGCTTGGGCACGAGGCCACGTTGGCCAACGCCGACGACCCTGCCGAATTGCCGATAGACGGAGCGGATGCCGTGGTGCTGGCAGCACCGGTTCACCAGCGGCGTCACCCAAGAAACTTCGAAGCGCTGGTGAGCGCCCGCAAGGATGATCTGGCCGCGCGCAAGGTGCTGATGCTGACTGTCAGCCTGAACGCGGCCTTCGCCGAGGGCCGTGAGGAAGCCGCAGATTATCTGCTGGAGATGAAGATGCGCACCGGGCTGGAGCCCACTGCGGAACTCTTGGTCGCGGGTGCCGTGCGCACCGGCGAATATGATTACTTTGCCAAGCAGGTTGTGGAGCATGTGGTGATGCGCGGTCGGGACTACGACCGCTCGGTCGATGAGCATGAGTTCACCGATTGGGACGCCTTGGCCACGGCCTTGAAAGCGTTCCTGAAGGGCTAG
- a CDS encoding DUF4178 domain-containing protein, protein MPDTHVTCPNCGYGYENLRKSTRMFDCPACGTTLYREDNTLAPMGNNGEMHDYPMLFGLGDAVTAEGRKYVIQGHARYDYGRGTWDEMYGEDGDGKGAWISIDEGDVVVQYPYHGNAGPRRTDPPAVGEKITYAKTDYTVTEADTAKCVAVRGQFPELVQVDDEHYFINASGPSGQLLSGEFWEGGHQWYEGTWLDPFTLKVDRQDGSSGR, encoded by the coding sequence ATGCCTGACACGCACGTCACTTGCCCCAACTGCGGCTACGGCTACGAGAACCTGCGCAAATCCACGCGGATGTTCGATTGCCCGGCCTGCGGCACCACGCTGTACCGCGAGGACAACACCCTGGCGCCCATGGGCAACAATGGCGAGATGCACGACTACCCCATGCTGTTCGGTCTTGGCGATGCGGTCACCGCAGAGGGGCGCAAATACGTCATTCAGGGCCACGCGCGCTACGACTACGGGCGCGGCACATGGGATGAGATGTACGGCGAGGATGGCGACGGCAAGGGCGCCTGGATCTCCATCGATGAGGGCGACGTTGTCGTCCAGTACCCCTATCATGGCAACGCAGGCCCGCGCCGCACGGATCCGCCCGCGGTGGGCGAAAAGATCACCTATGCGAAGACTGATTACACCGTGACCGAGGCCGATACCGCCAAATGCGTTGCCGTGCGCGGGCAGTTCCCGGAACTGGTGCAGGTGGATGACGAGCATTATTTCATCAACGCCTCGGGCCCCTCGGGGCAGCTTTTGTCCGGCGAGTTCTGGGAAGGTGGGCACCAGTGGTACGAGGGCACATGGCTTGATCCCTTCACCTTGAAGGTGGACCGCCAGGACGGGAGCAGCGGGCGATGA